The following proteins are co-located in the Hydrogenophaga sp. RAC07 genome:
- a CDS encoding reductive dehalogenase domain-containing protein — translation MARLYSNRDRSFDLGVLPTELLPRADVEPVAGVRQPGDAVQPGADAVLDALPEYRALFDQHLDGVVAPARAPVPDDLVTRARNLKASAYFLEATLAGICELQPQDWQQAEHPVHTHAFVWLMEFSREPKPGEPGAEWIRGTNAERTDLRCAEVAVVMAGYIRALGWSARGHLAGETQVDLSALAQRAGVAKAVNGELAMPFSRRGFRIGVVTTDYPLATDLPIAPDASLDWPDAETYMGAPGTRPGFEDDELAKRPVHMGRYAMERIRRVGKPTTLVLREEITRVPKRADLFTRALAGDLGDKAKTERTRFAIKHPLALAMTPLIRALVPLQGTREPLQPTGVGGDLSDPRRNADAIKALAHVMGADLVGICEAEPWMYYSHDEVEGKPIEPYHRYAVVMLMDQGFETMEGASGDDWISGAQSMRAYLRGATMAGVMAAHVRRMGYSARAHSNAHSELLHLPAVLMAGLGELSRIGELILNPFIGPRSKSVLFTTDLPLAVDQPIDFGLQAMCNLCMKCARECPCNAIPFGPKVMFNGYEIWKPDVEKCGKYRLTNMKGSACGRCMKTCPYNREDLVESERLLWLSIDVPASRRQLIAHDDSSGGGQRNTVKRWWFDLEIVDGRAVVPPGGANERDLDPSRTDKLAKAQKLAFYPPALQPPGGTRMQTLVPIDRPAGLAAYAAAESPLAARRRRGKGAPEA, via the coding sequence ATGGCCCGTCTCTACTCCAACCGCGATCGTTCGTTCGATCTCGGTGTATTGCCCACCGAGCTTCTGCCACGCGCCGACGTGGAGCCGGTGGCGGGTGTGCGCCAGCCCGGCGATGCGGTGCAGCCCGGTGCCGACGCGGTGCTGGACGCGCTGCCCGAATACCGGGCGCTCTTTGACCAGCACCTGGATGGCGTGGTCGCGCCCGCGCGTGCGCCGGTGCCCGACGACCTCGTCACACGTGCCCGCAACCTCAAGGCTTCGGCCTATTTTCTGGAAGCCACCCTGGCCGGCATCTGCGAGCTTCAGCCGCAAGACTGGCAGCAGGCAGAACACCCGGTACACACCCATGCCTTTGTGTGGCTGATGGAGTTCAGCCGGGAACCCAAGCCGGGTGAACCCGGCGCGGAATGGATCCGGGGCACCAACGCCGAGCGCACCGACCTGCGTTGTGCCGAGGTGGCGGTGGTGATGGCCGGCTACATCCGCGCACTGGGCTGGTCGGCGCGCGGGCATTTGGCGGGTGAGACGCAGGTTGACCTGAGCGCACTGGCCCAGCGCGCGGGCGTGGCCAAGGCGGTGAACGGTGAACTGGCCATGCCCTTTTCACGGCGCGGCTTTCGCATCGGCGTTGTCACCACCGACTACCCGCTGGCCACCGACCTGCCCATCGCACCCGATGCCTCGCTGGACTGGCCGGACGCCGAGACCTACATGGGGGCACCGGGCACCCGGCCCGGGTTTGAAGACGATGAACTCGCCAAGCGCCCGGTGCACATGGGCCGCTACGCGATGGAGCGCATCCGCCGTGTCGGCAAGCCCACCACGCTGGTGCTGCGTGAGGAAATCACCCGCGTGCCCAAACGCGCCGACCTCTTCACCCGCGCGCTGGCCGGCGACCTCGGCGACAAAGCGAAGACCGAACGCACCCGCTTCGCCATCAAGCACCCGCTGGCCTTGGCCATGACGCCCCTGATCCGCGCCCTGGTGCCGCTGCAGGGCACACGCGAACCCCTGCAGCCCACCGGCGTGGGCGGTGACCTGTCGGACCCGCGGCGCAATGCCGACGCCATCAAGGCACTGGCCCATGTGATGGGCGCCGACCTGGTGGGCATCTGCGAAGCCGAGCCCTGGATGTACTACTCGCACGACGAAGTCGAGGGAAAGCCGATCGAGCCCTACCACCGCTACGCCGTGGTGATGCTCATGGACCAGGGATTCGAGACCATGGAAGGCGCTTCGGGCGATGACTGGATCTCGGGCGCGCAATCGATGCGGGCCTACCTGCGCGGCGCCACCATGGCCGGCGTGATGGCAGCCCATGTGCGGCGCATGGGGTACTCGGCGCGCGCGCATTCCAATGCCCACTCCGAGCTGTTGCACCTGCCGGCCGTGTTGATGGCGGGCCTGGGCGAACTTTCGCGCATCGGCGAGCTGATCCTCAACCCCTTCATCGGCCCGCGCTCCAAGTCGGTGCTGTTCACGACCGACCTGCCGCTGGCCGTGGACCAACCGATCGACTTCGGCCTGCAGGCCATGTGCAACCTGTGCATGAAGTGCGCGCGCGAGTGCCCCTGCAACGCCATCCCCTTCGGCCCCAAGGTGATGTTCAACGGCTACGAAATCTGGAAACCCGACGTGGAGAAGTGCGGCAAGTACCGGCTCACCAACATGAAGGGATCGGCCTGCGGCCGCTGCATGAAGACCTGCCCCTACAACCGCGAGGACCTGGTGGAGTCCGAGCGTTTGCTGTGGCTGTCCATCGACGTGCCGGCCTCGCGCCGCCAGCTCATTGCGCACGATGACAGCAGCGGCGGCGGCCAGCGCAACACGGTCAAGCGCTGGTGGTTCGATCTGGAAATTGTGGACGGCAGGGCGGTGGTGCCGCCGGGTGGCGCGAACGAGCGGGACCTTGACCCCTCACGCACCGACAAGCTGGCCAAAGCACAAAAGCTCGCGTTTTACCCGCCGGCCTTGCAGCCGCCCGGCGGCACCCGCATGCAGACCCTGGTGCCGATCGACCGCCCTGCGGGGCTGGCCGCGTATGCGGCGGCCGAGTCGCCCCTGGCCGCGCGGCGGCGTCGCGGCAAAGGCGCGCCAGAAGCTTGA
- a CDS encoding VOC family protein, giving the protein MFSHVMVGSNDLERSKIFYTAVLGTLGVGAPVENTAGSGHKRLFFRHEGTSFCVSEPINGEAACPANGGTVGFKCASPEQLQAFHDAAVAHGGVSIEDAPGPRGGPSGSMHLAYVRDPDGNKLCALYRVP; this is encoded by the coding sequence ATGTTCAGTCATGTGATGGTGGGGTCCAACGACCTCGAGCGCTCGAAGATCTTCTACACCGCAGTGCTCGGCACGCTCGGCGTGGGCGCACCGGTGGAAAACACGGCGGGCTCGGGCCACAAGCGGCTCTTCTTCCGCCACGAAGGCACCTCGTTCTGCGTGAGCGAACCCATCAACGGAGAAGCGGCCTGCCCCGCCAACGGCGGCACTGTCGGCTTCAAGTGCGCGTCACCCGAGCAATTGCAGGCGTTTCACGACGCGGCCGTGGCGCACGGCGGCGTGTCGATTGAAGACGCACCCGGCCCGCGTGGCGGCCCATCGGGCAGCATGCACCTGGCCTACGTGCGCGACCCGGACGGCAACAAGCTCTGCGCGCTCTACCGCGTGCCTTGA
- a CDS encoding peroxiredoxin-like family protein, translating into MSVSALVPRQPVPALSLALVGGGRFVLGADPAERFDLIVFYRGLHCPICAKYLIELERLAPEFAKRGVAIVAASSDDAERAQAMATKVNAQSVRFGHGLSLASARQWGLYISTSRGTTSIGIEEPALFSEPGVFLVKPDATLYYGAVQTMPFARPAFQDLLGAIDFAIAKDYPARGEYVGAV; encoded by the coding sequence ATGTCCGTCAGTGCCCTTGTGCCGCGTCAACCCGTGCCCGCCCTGTCTCTGGCCCTCGTCGGAGGCGGTCGTTTTGTCCTCGGCGCCGACCCGGCCGAGCGTTTCGATCTGATCGTTTTCTACCGCGGGCTGCACTGCCCCATTTGCGCGAAGTATTTGATCGAGCTGGAGCGGCTGGCGCCCGAATTCGCCAAGCGCGGTGTGGCCATCGTGGCGGCCAGCAGCGACGACGCCGAGCGTGCCCAGGCCATGGCGACCAAAGTGAATGCGCAATCGGTGCGCTTTGGCCATGGGCTGAGTCTGGCCAGCGCGCGACAGTGGGGCCTGTATATCAGCACGTCGCGCGGCACCACCTCCATCGGCATTGAAGAGCCCGCGCTCTTCAGCGAACCCGGGGTCTTCCTGGTCAAGCCCGACGCCACCCTCTACTACGGCGCGGTGCAGACCATGCCGTTCGCACGCCCCGCCTTCCAGGACTTGCTCGGCGCCATCGACTTCGCCATCGCGAAGGACTATCCGGCTCGAGGGGAATACGTCGGCGCGGTTTGA
- a CDS encoding AraC family transcriptional regulator, which yields MTAGTSSALPPARLDRLSALLEGLAPEVTVSPFMAAPAAFAASEPGPSRLFMYLMIHGRASLHSAGRRVSLESPLLVICRSDTPHRLLPAAGGAGPGIVRVEALLRGPVASLLLDEFNEPCLVALDDAESSLLHTVGLIAAELEQPRCGQPALLHRAGDILFIGVLRQLVARPTRKVGGILSGLADPRLARALVAIHARPQAAWTLERLAEEAGMSRTAFARHFHATMRMPPGRYLQGVRLLIARSAVDGGRGLKQAAMAAGYQSTAALSRALSRSVAACSG from the coding sequence ATGACCGCTGGCACAAGCTCCGCCCTTCCACCAGCCCGACTGGATCGCCTGTCGGCACTGCTGGAAGGGCTGGCTCCCGAAGTCACCGTGAGCCCCTTCATGGCGGCTCCTGCGGCATTCGCTGCGTCGGAACCAGGGCCGTCACGGCTGTTCATGTACCTCATGATCCACGGGCGCGCGAGCCTTCACTCGGCCGGCCGGCGGGTGAGCCTGGAGTCGCCGTTGCTGGTGATTTGCCGTTCCGACACGCCCCATCGCCTGTTGCCAGCCGCCGGCGGTGCAGGGCCTGGCATCGTGCGCGTCGAAGCTTTGTTGCGCGGTCCTGTGGCCAGCTTGCTGCTGGACGAATTCAACGAACCTTGCCTCGTGGCGCTGGACGACGCCGAATCGTCGCTGCTGCACACCGTCGGCCTGATCGCTGCCGAACTGGAGCAGCCCCGGTGCGGGCAACCAGCCCTGTTGCACCGCGCTGGAGACATCTTGTTCATCGGTGTGTTGCGCCAGCTGGTTGCCCGCCCCACCAGAAAAGTGGGCGGCATTCTGAGTGGCCTGGCCGATCCGCGGCTGGCGCGAGCCCTGGTGGCCATTCACGCACGCCCGCAGGCGGCCTGGACGCTGGAGCGACTCGCCGAAGAAGCAGGGATGTCGCGCACGGCGTTCGCAAGGCACTTTCACGCCACGATGCGCATGCCACCCGGGCGATACCTGCAAGGCGTCCGCCTGCTGATCGCGCGCAGCGCCGTGGATGGCGGTCGTGGTCTCAAGCAGGCGGCAATGGCCGCGGGCTACCAGAGCACAGCAGCGCTCTCGCGCGCACTGTCTCGCTCGGTTGCGGCTTGCAGCGGGTGA
- a CDS encoding HU family DNA-binding protein has translation MATAKKNIAAKKAAPAAKKTVAAPKAATTRKPAASVATLKPIKTAFNKTTLQVHLAEVAGVEPKAAKAVLAALEATIVASMSKKGLGEFTLPGLLKITAQAIPAKKKRRGIDPFTKVEREFAAKPATVRVKVRPLKKIKDASL, from the coding sequence ATGGCAACTGCAAAGAAAAACATCGCTGCGAAGAAAGCAGCTCCCGCCGCGAAAAAGACAGTCGCAGCCCCCAAGGCGGCAACGACCAGGAAGCCTGCCGCAAGCGTGGCAACACTGAAGCCGATCAAGACGGCCTTCAACAAGACCACGCTCCAGGTTCACCTGGCTGAAGTCGCCGGTGTCGAGCCGAAGGCCGCCAAAGCTGTGTTGGCTGCGCTGGAAGCCACGATCGTGGCCTCCATGAGCAAAAAGGGCTTGGGCGAGTTCACGCTGCCAGGCCTGCTCAAGATCACCGCGCAGGCGATCCCCGCCAAGAAGAAACGCCGTGGCATCGACCCCTTCACCAAGGTCGAGCGCGAGTTCGCAGCCAAGCCCGCCACCGTGCGCGTGAAGGTTCGGCCCCTGAAGAAGATCAAGGACGCCTCCCTCTAA
- a CDS encoding LysR substrate-binding domain-containing protein codes for MLRPVEHEATRLPLFRESDETFGTWHLSAGARTESVKVRGPLASNDGECVLGWALDGHGILMRSLWEAAPMLRAGKRKPVLAEWRLPPADIHAVFPTRSHPSAKTRALVDFLLALFEAHRAGEDGAWWTPDGRPLSCGRPCVS; via the coding sequence ATGCTCCGGCCTGTTGAGCACGAAGCAACACGCCTGCCTCTCTTCCGCGAGAGCGACGAAACCTTCGGTACCTGGCACCTCAGCGCCGGCGCGCGCACTGAATCAGTGAAGGTCCGAGGTCCATTGGCATCGAACGACGGCGAGTGCGTGCTGGGATGGGCCCTGGACGGACACGGCATCCTGATGCGTTCCCTGTGGGAGGCCGCGCCGATGTTGCGCGCGGGAAAGCGCAAACCCGTGCTGGCCGAATGGCGCCTGCCGCCGGCCGACATCCATGCGGTGTTTCCGACGCGAAGCCACCCGTCGGCAAAGACCCGCGCTCTGGTGGACTTTCTGTTGGCGCTGTTCGAGGCGCACCGCGCGGGCGAGGACGGCGCCTGGTGGACACCCGATGGTCGACCGCTTTCCTGCGGCAGGCCGTGTGTCTCGTGA
- a CDS encoding GreA/GreB family elongation factor, giving the protein MDKFLLQQQVLERLAEDLLQAEQAVRAAHETATHEENIAENKYDTLGLEAAYLATGQARRAEAIRQAMADWRQFRPRPYDAGTGIQLGALVCLVDSDDRQQQFFLGPDGGSMKLVSGAQLVQVISSEAPLGRAMLGKCEGDEVSIQVAPIRQQFEVLRVR; this is encoded by the coding sequence ATGGATAAATTCTTGCTGCAGCAGCAGGTGCTGGAACGGCTCGCCGAAGACCTGCTGCAAGCCGAACAGGCGGTGCGGGCGGCGCATGAAACGGCGACTCACGAAGAAAACATCGCCGAAAACAAATACGACACATTGGGACTCGAAGCCGCCTACCTGGCCACCGGCCAGGCTCGTCGAGCCGAAGCCATCCGCCAGGCGATGGCTGATTGGCGCCAGTTCCGCCCGCGCCCTTACGACGCCGGCACAGGCATACAGCTCGGTGCGCTGGTCTGCCTGGTCGATTCAGACGACAGGCAGCAACAGTTCTTCCTCGGCCCGGATGGGGGCAGCATGAAGTTGGTCAGCGGTGCTCAGCTCGTTCAGGTCATCAGCAGCGAAGCCCCTTTGGGCAGGGCCATGCTGGGCAAATGCGAGGGTGACGAGGTGTCGATACAGGTGGCCCCGATTCGACAGCAGTTTGAGGTGCTGCGGGTTCGTTGA